In a single window of the Bacillus rossius redtenbacheri isolate Brsri chromosome 8, Brsri_v3, whole genome shotgun sequence genome:
- the LOC134535099 gene encoding protein transport protein Sec61 subunit alpha, which translates to MGIKFLEVIKPFCSILPEIAKPERKIQFREKVLWTAITLFIFLVCCQIPLFGIMSSDSADPFYWIRVILASNRGTLMELGISPIVTSGLIMQLLAGAKIIEVGDTPKDRALFNGAQKLFGMVITVGQAIVYVMTGMYGDPAEIGAGVCLLIIIQLFVAGLIVLLLDELLQKGYGLGSGISLFIATNICETIVWKAFSPATVNTGRGTEFEGAVIALFHLLATRQDKVRALREAFYRQNLPNLMNLLATVLVFAIVIYFQGFRVDLPIKSARYRGQYSSYPIKLFYTSNIPIILQSALVSNLYVISQMLAVKFPGNFLVNMLGAWADVGGGGPARSYPVGGLCYYLSPPENIGHILEDPVHAMLYIVFMLGSCAFFSKTWIDVSGSSAKDVAKQLKEQQMVMRGHRDNSMVRELNRYIPTAAAFGGLCIGALSVLADFLGAIGSGTGILLAVTIIYQYFEIFVKEQSEMGGMSTLLF; encoded by the exons ATCCAGTTCAGGGAAAAAGTGCTATGGACCGCCATCACGTTATTCATTTTCCTCGTCTGCTGCCAG ATCCCGCTGTTCGGCATAATGAGCTCCGACTCGGCGGATCCGTTCTACTGGATCCGAGTGATCCTGGCATCGAACCGCGGCACGCTCATGGAGCTGGGCATCTCGCCCATCGTGACGTCGGGGCTGATCATGCAGCTGCTGGCGGGGGCCAAGATCATTGAGGTGGGCGACACGCCCAAGGACAGGGCCCTATTCAACGGCGCGCAGAAGT TGTTCGGCATGGTGATCACGGTGGGGCAGGCCATCGTGTACGTGATGACGGGCATGTACGGGGACCCGGCGGAGATCGGCGCCGGCGTGTGCCTGCTCATCATCATCCAGCTGTTCGTGGCGGGCCTCATCGTGCTCTTGCTGGACGAGCTGCTGCAGAAGGGCTACGGCCTGGGCTCAGGCATCTCGCTCTTCATCGCCACCAACATCTGCGAGACCATCGTGTGGAAGGCCTTCAGCCCGGCCACGGTCAACACGGGGCGCGGCACGGAGTTCGAGGGCGCGGTGATCGCGCTGTTCCACCTGCTGGCCACGCGGCAGGACAAGGTGCGGGCGCTGCGCGAGGCCTTCTACCGCCAGAACCTGCCCAACCTCATGAACCTGCTGGCCACCGTGCTCGTGTTCGCCATCGTCATATACTTCCAG GGATTCCGTGTTGACCTGCCCATCAAGTCTGCGCGCTACCGCGGCCAGTACAGCAGCTACCCCATCAAGCTGTTCTACACCTCCAACATTCCCATCATCCTGCAGTCCGCCCTGGTCTCCAACCTGTACGTCATTTCCCAG ATGCTGGCGGTGAAGTTCCCGGGCAACTTCCTGGTGAACATGCTGGGGGCGTGGGCGGATGTGGGGGGCGGAGGCCCGGCGCGCTCCTACCCGGTGGGCGGACTGTGCTACTACCTGTCGCCCCCGGAGAACATCGGCCACATCCTGGAGGACCCAGTGCACGCCATGCTCTACATCGTCTTCATGCTGGGCTCCTGCGCCTTCTTCTCCAAGACGTGGATCGACGTGTCCGGCTCCTCCGCCAAGGAC GTTGCGAAACAGCTGAAGGAGCAGCAGATGGTGATGCGCGGCCACCGGGACAACTCGATGGTCCGCGAGCTGAACCGCTACATCCCCACGGCTGCTGCGTTCGGGGGCCTGTGCATCGGGGCGCTGTCGGTGCTGGCAGACTTCCTGGGGGCCATCGGCTCTGGCACGGGCATCCTGCTGGCGGTCACCATCATCTACCAGTATTTCGAGATCTTCGTCAAGGAGCAGAGCGAGATGGGAGGCATGAGCACGTTGCTCTTCTAG